The DNA region CCGCCCGTCCCCTCCCGCACCGCGGTGAACCCGGTCCCCGCGCCGACCGGTCGCGCCCGGTCGTTGGACTGCAGCGACAGACGCACATACACCCGGCCGTCCCCGGCCGCGGCCTCCCGCAGCAGCGCCTCGGCCTCGTCCGGGTGGCCCGGCACATGGACCGTCCAGTCGTCCAGGGTGTCCAGCAGTGCGACATCACCCGGCGACATATGGGTGAACCCGCCGGCCGGCCAGTCGTACGAGGCTCCGGCACTCACCAGCACCCCGCCCACTCCCTGGTGGCCGAAGTCCAGCTTGACCTGCTCGAACGGCCGCTCCACCAGAAAGCTGGCGAAGGTGTGCACGATCGGCCGCAGCCCGGTGAGCGCCATCCCGGCGCCCGCTCCGACCAGCAGCTGCTCCCTGATTCCCACATTGACGACCCGGTCCGGATGGGCCCGCTCGGCCGGGCCGAAGCCGTCCCGGCTGATCTCGGCCAGGACCAGGGCGAGGCGCGGGTCCTCGTCCAGCAACTGTGACGTGGGGGTGATGAAGCGGTCACGCATCGTATCCATCTGAAGTGTCCCTCTCATGTTCTCTTCGGTATTCGAGGCGGTACGTATCCGGTCCTTCGGGTCAGTCCTTCGGATCGACGTGCGCGACCACGGCCCGCGGTCGTCCGGGGTGCGGCGTGGTGAAGGCCGCGTACAGCGCCTCGTGGTCCCGTCCGTCGACGGAGCCGACCGACCAGCCCGCCGCCTCGAACCGGGCGGCGATCCCACCGGGCCGGGCGTACGAGGCCGACGCGTTGTCGATCACCACGGTGTGCAGCTGCTCCAGCCCGGCCGGGCCCGCATAGGCGAGCGCCTCATGATTGCTGCCCTCGTCCAGCTCGGCGTCGCCGATCAGCACCCACACCCGCGGATCGGTGAGCCCCTGCGCCCGCAGACCGAGCACGCTCCCCACGGCCAGCGGCAGCCCGTGCCCCAGTGACCCGCTGCCGATCTCGACCCCCGGCGCCAGCGTCCGGTCCGGATGGTGCCCGAGCGGTGAGTCGTATGCCCCGAACCCCGGCAGCAGCTCCTCCCCGAAGAACCCGTGCGCGGCCAGGACCGCGTAGTACGCCATCGGCCCGTGCCCCTTGGACAGGAGGAACCGGTCGCGACCGGGCGCGTCGACGGTGTCGGGCGTCACCCGCAGCACCCGGTCGTACAGCACCCAGAGGGCGTCCAGGGTGGAGGTCGCCGCGGGGCCGTGCTTCTCGTCCCCGGTCATCAGGCTCATCAGGCGATTCATGTCGCGGTAGTCGCGCGCCGGTGCGGCGGTGGTGTTCGTCATGGAACAAGCGTTGAACATCAAGCTTGGTTGAGGTCAAGCGGTAAAGGCGTTCGTGACCACCCGCCCGAGTGCGGTATTGTTCTCATGCGCGTTCGGCCAAGGGGAAACCCCAGGTCAGGCGGGCATCGGGACGTGGCGCAGCTTGGTAGCGCACTTGACTGGGGGTCAAGGGGTCGCAGGTTCAAATCCTGTCGTCCCGACTGGAGACAGTCGCAGATCAGGGCCGGTTTCGGAGACATCCGGAACCGGCCCTTGGTCGTTCTTTCCAACCTGCTGCAGAGCAAGGGGCCCCGACTGCCGTGCTCAGCTGCTTCAGGCGTCTTCGGTGTCCAGGCGCTCAGCCGACTTGAGCAGGTAATCAGGCAGTTTTGAACTGGCCGCGAACACCTCGATGCCGATTGGGCGGCCTTGCTCGTCGAAGTCGAGGTTGATCATGCCGTCGATGTCCACGGGATCGCAGGGATACGTTTGCGGTTTGTTGGTTCGCATGAGGGGTGTTGCGCGCGATGTCCTGACGCTGCATGGCGCTCGTGACGCTCATTCGACGTGTCGTCCCGATGCAGGGTCAGGCACCCTGCCCGGCCTGCGCGAGCGTCGGATCGATCACCGTTGGGAATCCGGTGCCTCGCGGTGCGGTTCGATTTCCGGGGTGGGGGAGCTGTCGAGGGGGTGGCTTCGGCGGGTGAGGGTTTGGTTGAGCTGTTTTGCCAGGTGGGGGACGGTTGCCGGGGGTAGGTATGCCTCGGCGCCTGCGTCGAGCAGGCGTCGGACGGGGCCTTGGTAGCTGACTCCGAGTTCGTCGTCCTCGATTTCGGCGACGACGACCCGGGCCCTGGGGAACGCCGACCGCAGGCTCCCGATCAGCTGCGGGCTGACCGGCGGCACCAGCAGGACGTCGGCCGATACGGGAGCCGCGTGCATGTCGAGCACGATGTAGTCCGCGCCGAGTTGGTCGGAGAGCGAGGTGCGGGCCGAATCCGACAGCTTCATCGCCGTCACGACGACCGTGACGCCCTTGTCGGTGGCCGACGGCTCCTCATCGGCCGCGCTCGGCGTGACCGGATCGATGACGGTGCCGATGACGACGGTGCCGGGGACGCCGGAGATCCTCGCGACCGGTTCGCCGTCCCGGGTGATCACCAGGTCCTCTCCAGGGGCGAGGGCGTCGATGCGTGCCATGACGTCCTCGGGCAATCGCGTCGCGTCGATCGCACGCGCGGCGCGTTCGTCAGTCATCGGGTGCGGAACGAGGGCGGGTCGGAGCCCGGTGTGCGGCCGGGGCCGTGTGGTGGTGGGCTGTCCGGGGGGTGAGCGGTACCGGCCGGCCTGGTCCGATGGGTGCGGTGGACTGAAGGGGAAACGTCCTCACAGCGGCTGATCCTCCCATATCGGACAGGTGATCGCCGGGTGCTCAGCCGGGGCGATACGGATCACGTGCGCCAGTCGTGTGTCTCATCCGCTCACTTCGGTGAGAATCCGTTCGGCCAGTTGCCGGGGACTCGCATCGTCCGTCAGCAGGACGACGGTGTCCGCCCCCAGTCGCTCCTCGCAGGCCATCGCG from Streptomyces sp. NBC_01591 includes:
- a CDS encoding transketolase family protein, which produces MDTMRDRFITPTSQLLDEDPRLALVLAEISRDGFGPAERAHPDRVVNVGIREQLLVGAGAGMALTGLRPIVHTFASFLVERPFEQVKLDFGHQGVGGVLVSAGASYDWPAGGFTHMSPGDVALLDTLDDWTVHVPGHPDEAEALLREAAAGDGRVYVRLSLQSNDRARPVGAGTGFTAVREGTGGVVIAVGPMLDNVLAATDGLDVTVLYATTVRPFDGAGLRRAVGDHGVTDVVIVEPYLAGTSTAAANDALTELPHRVLGLGVGRAELRKYGEMDEHLAAHGLDARGLRERIGAFLRR
- a CDS encoding transketolase; the encoded protein is MTNTTAAPARDYRDMNRLMSLMTGDEKHGPAATSTLDALWVLYDRVLRVTPDTVDAPGRDRFLLSKGHGPMAYYAVLAAHGFFGEELLPGFGAYDSPLGHHPDRTLAPGVEIGSGSLGHGLPLAVGSVLGLRAQGLTDPRVWVLIGDAELDEGSNHEALAYAGPAGLEQLHTVVIDNASASYARPGGIAARFEAAGWSVGSVDGRDHEALYAAFTTPHPGRPRAVVAHVDPKD
- a CDS encoding DUF2283 domain-containing protein, yielding MDIDGMINLDFDEQGRPIGIEVFAASSKLPDYLLKSAERLDTEDA